In Paralichthys olivaceus isolate ysfri-2021 chromosome 1, ASM2471397v2, whole genome shotgun sequence, the following are encoded in one genomic region:
- the katnb1 gene encoding katanin p80 WD40 repeat-containing subunit B1 codes for MSSGVQRLKQASGTSMAAASTTKISWRLQEFEAHSSSVSCLALGQSSGRLLATGGEDCRVNIWAVSKANCIMSLTGHKSPVECVQFNMSEEQVVAGSQSGSIRVWDLEAAKILRTLMGHKANITSLGFHPFGDFLASSSLDTSIKLWDVRRKGYVFKYKGHTQAVRSLAFSPDGKWLASASDDCTIKLWDLTQGKTITEFKSHSAAVNIVQFHPNEYLLASGSSDRTVKLWDLEKFTMIGSMEGNTTPVRCVCFSPDGACLYSGCTDSLRVFGWEPDRCLDVVTVDWGKVSDLAVCNQQLIGVSHQLSSVSSYVVDLKRVKKSGGSVIQGIIQDFQPLTEPKEPKGAALRKSYDRPTTTCGSQRVKQRSESERRSPEGQRRSPSEDEAEEKASSAEIHNAEDFKEIFQPKNAISRTPPKMSEPFPAPPEDETILAIGRQLRDMTSPFPDKPQAPPLASSTPVQRVEPTVVSVKHPAPSALDPAASRPPAAQPRVTTAKTKPRPKIILSTRNEPIGLNVDDFLLTSPNNRPGALSDDEVLSQMRKGHDTMCVMLSRRNMNLETVRAVWNREGVKSAMDAAVSMNDLSIVVDLLNILNLQPSLWKLDVCTTVLPQIDKLLQSKYESYIQTGCTSLKLIMKHFWTLISDTLRATPSVGVDITREERHQKCRACCKQLKNLSNIVKNKATQVGRHGSTFIELQLLLAPLDDSL; via the exons ATGTCCAGCGGTGTCCAGCGTCTCAAACAAGCCAGTGGGACCAGTATGGCTGCTGCCAGCACCACCAAGATCTCATGGCGACTGC AGGAGTTCGAGGCTCACTCCAGCAGCGTCTCCTGTTTGGCTCTGGGGCAGAGCTCCGGCCGCCTGCTGGCCACAGGAGGAGAGGACTGCAGGGTGAACATCTGGGCTGTGAGCAAAGCCAACTGCATCATG agttTGACTGGTCACAAGAGCCCGGTGGAGTGTGTCCAGTTCAACATGTCAGAGGAGCAGGTCGTTGCTGGTTCTCAGTCTGGATCCATACGAGTCTGGGACCTGGAGGCTGCAAAGA TTTTAAGGACTCTGATGGGACATAAAGCAAATATCACCAGTCTGGGCTTCCACCCATTTGGAGACTTCCTCGCGTCCAGCTCCCTGGACACAAGcatcaag CTGTGGGACGTTCGGAGGAAAGGATATGTGTTCAAATACAAG GGTCACACTCAGGCCGTCAGAAGTCTGGCCTTCAGTCCTGATGGGAAGTGGTTGGCTTCAGCCAGTGACGACTGCACCATCAAG CTGTGGGACCTGACCCAGGGGAAGACCATCACAGAGTTCAAATCTCACTCCGCCGCCGTCAACATCGTCCAGTTCCACCCCAACGAGTACCTGCTGGCCTCAGGCAGCTCCGACAG AACCGTCAAGCTGTGGGATCTGGAGAAGTTTACCATGATTGGTTCGATGGAGGGAAACACGACTCCAGTCAG GTGTGTATGTTTCAGTCCGGACGGCGCCTGTCTCTACAGCGGCTGTACAGACTCTCTGCGGGTCTTTGGCTGGGAGCCTGACCGCTGCCTCGACGTGGTGACGGTGGACTGGGGCAAAGTCTCTGATCTGGCAGTCTGCAACCAGCAGCTG ATCGGCGTGTCTCACCAGCTCTCCAGCGTCTCGTCGTACGTGGTCGATCTGAAGAGGGTGAAGAAGAGCGGCGGCTCTGTGATCCAGGGAATCATCCAGGACTTCCAGCCGCTCACCGAGCCCAAAGAACCCAAAGGAGCCGCACTGCGAAAGAGCTACGACCGACCCACGACCACCTGCGGCTCACAGAG ggtgAAGCAGAGGTCAGAGTCTGAGAGGCGGAGCCCTGAAGGTCAGAGGCGGAGCCCCAGTGAGGACGAGGCAGAGGAGAAGGCGTCGTCAGCAGAGATCCACAACGCTGAAGACTTCAAGGAAATCTTTCAGCCCAAGAACGCCATCT CTCGGACTCCTCCCAAGATGTCGGAGCCTTTTCCTGCTCCTCCAGAAGACG AGACGATATTAGCCATCGGGCGCCAGCTGAGGGACATGACGTCTCCGTTTCCTGACAAACCGCAG GCTCCTCCCCTGGCGTCCTCGACTCCCGTCCAGAGGGTGGAGCCCACCGTCGTCTCTGTGAAACATCCGGCCCCGTCAGCACTGGACCCCGCTGCCTCCCGCCCCCCCGCTGCTCAGCCTCGTGTCACCACAGCGAAGACCAAACCACGACCCAAAATCATCCTGAGCACCAGGAACGAGCCCATCGGACTGAACGTGGACGACTTCCTGTTG ACGTCACCCAACAACAGACCTGGAGCTCTGAGTGACGACGAGGTTCTGTCTCAGATGAGAAAAGGTCACGACACCATGTGTGTGATGCTGAGCAGACGAAACATGAACCTGGAGACGGTCCGAGCCGTGTGGAACCGAGAGGGCGTCAAG AGCGCCATGGACGCCGCTGTCTCCATGAACGACTTGTCCATCGTCGTGGACCTCCTCAACATTCTCAACCTCCAAcc GTCTTTGTGGAAGCTGGATGTTTGCACGACGGTTCTTCCTCAGATcgacaaactgctgcagagtaAATACGAGAG CTACATTCAGACTGGCTGCACGTCTCTGAAGCTCATCATGAAACATTTCTGGACGCTGATCTCAGACACGCTGAGGGCGACGCCGTCTGTCGGCGTCGACATCACACGAGAGGAGCG ACACCAGAAGTGCCGAGCGTGCTGCAAGCAGCTGAAGAACCTCAGCAACATCGTGAAGAACAAGGCGACTCAGGTCGGGCGACACGGCAGCACCTTCAtcgagctgcagctgctcctggCGCCGCTCGACGACTCACTCTGA
- the cog8 gene encoding conserved oligomeric Golgi complex subunit 8: MAAVDVEDESILASVFKDSFPDSWRDNPDFTAYLSELSSFGVEKLSREPERLAEERAQILQQTRELAFSNYQTFIRTADCTEHTYRDFGRVETSVSRLLDKLPGFGEKCRSFVKEAEDIGASRRMNSLTLNRHTEILEILEIPQLMDTCVRNGYYEEALELAAYVKRLEKKHSSLPVIQGIVREVRQSTQLMLNQLLQQLRSNSQLPVCLRVIGYLRRMDVFTEAELRVKFLQARSTWLNSILAAIPEDDAYFHITKTIEACRVHLFDIITQYRAIFSDEDPLVPPLSGQVVVNEGAIFHGWVVQKVAEFLETLDRDLQRGVGGRLDSLLGQCMYFGLSFSRVGADFRGQLAPMFQRVAVETFSRAAQEAVDKFQEDMNLYTLIALPSVLGGTIPPVTPSIQPGTLQPPMSLLDFQPLACFLNNILTAFNDLRLCCPVGLAQDVTSCLEDALQKVTRQILVFHRAEESAFSSREKELFVQFCCSYAEDLLPFLNRCLQLLFPPAQVALILGVPPTQLHRYDSLGCIDFTAVLEPLDFLLPQKETLAPPPAPDDDLATELSSLAFETPLKEPGTDLEQTLTQSSPGDPESEAAAEVTEPKSEGGDEETALDEEFSLE; encoded by the exons ATGGCGGCGGTGGACGTGGAAGACGAGAGTATCCTGGCGTCGGTGTTTAAGGACAGTTTCCCGGACAGCTGGAGGGACAACCCGGACTTCACCGCCTACCTGTCCGAGCTCAGCTCCTTCGGGGTGGAGAAGCTGAGCCGGGAGCCGGAGCGGCTGGCGGAGGAGCGGGCTCAGATCCTGCAGCAGACCCGGGAGCTGGCGTTCTCCAACTACCAGACCTTCATCCGCACCGCCGACTGCACCGAGCACACCTACCGGGACTTCGGCCGCGTGGAGACCAGCGTGTCCCGGCTGCTGGACAAGCTGCCCGGCTTCGGGGAGAAATGCAG GAGCTTCGTGAAGGAGGCGGAGGACATCGGAGCCAGTCGCCGGATGAACAGCCTGACGCTGAACCGTCACACTGAGATTCTGGAGATCCTGGAGATCCCGCAGCTCATGGACACCTGCGTCCGAAACGGATACTACGAGGAGGCTCTGGAGCTGGCGGCATACGTCAAGAGGCTGGAGAAGAAACACTCCTCGCTCCCGGTCATTCAG GGGATCGTGCGTGAAGTGCGTCAGTCGACTCAGCTGATGCTCAACCAGCTGTTGCAGCAGCTGCGCAGCAACTCGCAGCTTCCCGTCTGCCTTCGAGTGATTGGTTACCTGCGGAGGATGGACGTGTTCACGGAGGCGGAGCTAAGGGTGAAATTCCTCCAGGCCCGCAGCACCTGGCTGAACTCCATCCTCGCCGCCATCCCTGAAGACGACGCCTACTTCCACATCACCAAAACCATCGAAGCGTGCAGAGTCCACCTCTTTGACATCATCACCCAGTACCGGGCCATCTTCTCTGACGAGGACCCGCTGGTTCCCCCCCTCAGTGGGCAGGTGGTGGTGAACGAGGGGGCCATCTTCCACGGCTGGGTGGTGCAGAAGGTGGCGGAGTTCCTGGAGACCTTAGACAGGGACCTGCAGCGGGGCGTGGGGGGTCGCCTGGATTCTCTGCTGGGTCAGTGCATGTACTTTGGGCTGTCCTTCAGTAGGGTGGGGGCTGATTTTCGCGGGCAGCTAGCGCCCATGTTCCAGCGGGTGGCGGTGGAGACGTTCAGCAGAGCCGCGCAGGAGGCCGTGGACAAGTTCCAGGAGGACATGAACCTGTACACGCTGATCGCCCTGCCGTCAGTGCTGGGAGGGACCATCCCCCCCGTGACCCCCAGCATTCAGCCCGGCACCCTGCAGCCCCCCATGTCCCTGCTGGACTTTCAGCCGTTGGCCTGCTTCCTAAACAACATTCTGACCGCCTTCAACGACCTCCGGCTCTGCTGCCCTGTCGGCCTGGCGCAGGACGTCACCAGCTGTCTGGAAGACGCTCTGCAGAAG GTGACTCGTCAGATCTTGGTGTTTCATCGGGCCGAAGAGTCGGCGTTCAGCAGCCGAGAGAAGGAGCTGTTTGTCCAGTTCTGCTGCTCGTACGCTGAAGATCTGCTGCCGTTCCTCAACCGGTGTCTGCAGCTCCTGTTTCCTCCGGCTCAGGTCGCTCTCATCCTGG gtgtTCCTCCGACTCAGCTGCACAGGTACGACAGTCTGGGCTGCATCGACTTCACCGCAGTCCTCGAGCCTCTGGACTTTTTGCTTCCACAGAAAGAGACTCTGGCTCCGCCACCGGCGCCCGACGACGATCTCGCCACCGAGCTGAGCAGCCTGGCGTTTGAGACGCCGCTCAAAGAACCGGGAACAGATCTCGAACAGACGCTGACGCAGTCGAGTCCTGGAGACCCAGAGTCTGAGGCCGCTGCTGAAGTGACAGAGCCGAAGTCCGAGGGTGGAGACGAAGAGACAGCGCTGGACGAAGAGTTTTCTTTAGAGTAA
- the nob1 gene encoding RNA-binding protein NOB1 gives MAAQLVEHVVADAGAFLKKASLQDIGRNIYTLRDVVDEIRDKPTRRSLAFLPYKLIFKEPHPEHVRHVMEFSKKTGDYPSLSATDIKVLALTYQLELEHVGSQHLRKEPEVKVNVHSTQRHPETPVNVAGFHFPSKKPVDASSRRQSQQETNASKPTDGDEFNSFQFWREQLPSINDDLLELLDPVEVVSLSNKQKPTVTNDGDEFNSFQFWREPLPTLDDDLLELLKVDDVSVSVTSTQAENQSDDEDKENEPREEEEEDDDDDGGGWITPSNIKQVKMDSADWTAPADVTVGCLTTDFAMQNVLIQIGLHVLSVNGMVIKQARNYILRCHACFKTTSNMDKVFCPHCGNKTLKKLAVTVSEDGSVQMHFSKNPKVLNPRGLRHSLPLPQGGKHANNPQLVEDQPFPQQRLSRKARQKNDVFNPDYVARSSPFCENDIYSRAANLQIRDGQCGGGRSRANPNTARKKFVKKK, from the exons ATGGCGGCGCAGCTGGTGGAGCATGTTGTCGCAGACGCTGGAGCGTTTTTAAAGAAAGCTTCTCTGCAG gaTATCGGCAGGAACATCTACACACTGAGAGATGTGGTGGACGAGATCCGAGACAAACCCACCAGGAGGAGTTTGGCCTTCCTGCCGTACAAACTCATCTTTAAAGAACCACACCCCGAACACGTCAGACACG TGATGGAGTTCTCTAAGAAGACCGGAGACTACCCGAGTCTTTCAGCCACCGATATCAAAGTCCTGGCTCTGACCTatcagctggagctggagcacGTGGGCTCCCAACACCTGAGGAAGGAGCCGGAGGTCAAG GTTAACGTTCACAGCACACAGCGCCACCCGGAGACTCCAGTTAATGTTGCAGGATTTCACTTCCCCTCTAAG AAACCTGTGGACGCATCCAGCAGAAGACAAAGTCAACAAGAGACAAACGCTTCAAAACCGACTGACGGTGACGAGTTTAACAGCTTCCAGTTCTGGAGAGAGCAGCTGCCGTCCATCAATGACGATCTGCTGGAGTTACTG GATCCAGTGGAGGTTGTGAGTTTGAGCAACAAACAGAAGCCGACTGTGACAAACGACGGCGACGAGTTCAACAGCTTCCAGTTCTGGAGAGAACCTCTGCCGACCCTGGACGACGACCTGCTGGAGTTACTG AAAGTGGACGATGTCTCGGTGTCGGTCACATCGACGCAGGCAGAGAACCAATCAGACGACGAGGACAAAGAGAACGAGCctagagaggaggaggaggaagatgatgatgatgatggaggcgGTTGGATCACTCCCAGTAACATTAAACAGGTGAAGATGGACTCGGCTGATTGGACGGCTCCTGCTGATGTCACAGTCGGATGTCTGACCACCGACTTCGCCATGCAG aaCGTCCTCATTCAGATTGGACTTCACGTCCTGTCCGTCAACGGGATGGTGATCAAGCAAGCGAGGAACTACATCCTGAGGTGTCACGCCTGCTTCAA gACGACGAGTAACATGGACAAAGTCTTCTGTCCTCACTGTGGAAACAAAACTCTGAAGAAGCTGGCGGTGACGGTCAGCGAGGACGGCAGCGTCCAGATGCATTTCTCCAAAAACCCCAAAGTGCTGAACCCGAGAGGACTGAGG CACTCGCTGCCTCTGCCTCAGGGGGGGAAACACGCCAACAACCCCCAGCTGGTGGAGGATCAGCCCTTCCCCCAGCAGAGACTGTCCCGAAAGGCTCGTCAGAAGAACGACGTCTTCAACCCGGACTACGTGGCCAGATCCTCGCCTTTCTGCGAGAACGACATCTACAGCCGAGCGGCCAACCTGCAGATCAGAGACGGTCAGTGTGGCGGCGGCCGGAGTCGAGCTAACCCCAACACCGCCCGCAAGAAGTTTGTCAAAAAGAAGTGA